One genomic window of Struthio camelus isolate bStrCam1 chromosome 1, bStrCam1.hap1, whole genome shotgun sequence includes the following:
- the WBP4 gene encoding WW domain-binding protein 4 isoform X1 yields the protein MADYWKSQPKKFCDYCKCWIADNRPSIEFHERGKNHKENVTKRISEIKKKSLEKAKEEENMSKEFAAMEEAAMKAYQEDLKRLGVKPDDVGPSSTQSKTQSNTVEIKGKKEKKEKKEKKEKKKKTPQETPQGTSRPPKLETKEWVQGFSPEGYTYYYNTTTGESQWEKPRGFQDSSQNSKTAADWVEGVTEDGHAYYYNTQTGVSTWEKPDGFISSSNESSQRDKHSGELTETDSKASETDSEKEESGSEEESPEINFKRKGDNNEETEEKKSPKAKKLSPYGEWREVKQEEADDKEEATSVSQETSKKTNPYGNWEAVKKEEEDSDEKVDLELPSTESDNMPPPVLEVPEDAKVIFKEKTVTSLGDLSEGVPTFKKRKFENGKSRNLRQRLNDQ from the exons agCATTGAATTTCATGAAAGAGGAAAGAATCATAAAGAAAATGTGACAAAAAGAATTAGTGAG attaaaaagaagagcttggaaaaagcaaaagaagaagaaaacatgtcAAAAGAATTTGCAGCAATGGAGGAAGCTGCAATGAAAGCATATCAAGAGGATTTGAAAAGGCTTGGAGTTAAGCCAG ATGATGTAGGTCCCAGTTCGACGCAGAGTAAAACACAGAGTAACACAGTggaaattaaaggaaagaaagaaaagaaggaaaagaaggaaaagaaggaaaaaaaaaaaaagacacctcaaGAGACACCTCAAGGTACCTCAAGGCCACCAAAACTTGAAACGAAGGAGTGGGTACAAGGATTTTCTCCTGAGGGCTACACATACTACTACAACACAACCACAGGAG aatcacaGTGGGAGAAACCTAGAGGATTCCAGGACAGCTCTCAAAACTCTAAGACG GCAGCAGATTGGGTAGAAGGTGTCACTGAAGATGGTCATGCCTACTACTATAACACGCAAACAGGAG TATCCACCTGGGAGAAACCTGATGGTTTTATTTCATCTTCAAATGAGAGCAGTCAGCGTGACAAGCATTCTGGGGAGCTTACAGAAACAGATTCCAAAGCATCTGAAACAGACTCTGAGAAGGAAGAGAGTGGAAGTGAAGAGGAAAGTCCAGAAATAAATTTCAAG aggAAAGGAGATAATAATgaggaaacagaggaaaagaaatctcccAAAGCTAAAAAGTTAAGCCCTTATGGTGAATGGCGAGAAGTTAAGCAGGAGGAAGCAGATGATAAAGAGGAGGCTACCTCAGTTTCCCAAGAAACCTCAAAGAAGACCAACCCTTATGGAAACTGGGAAGCAgttaaaaaagaggaagaagactcAGA TGAAAAAGTGGACCTGGAGCTTCCTAGTACAGAGAGTGACAATATGCCGCCTCCAGTGCTAGAAGTTCCAGAAGATGCGAAAGTGATATTTAAAGAGAAGACAGTCACCTCCCTTGGAGACCTGTCAGAAGGGGTCCcaacatttaaaaagagaaaatttgaaaatggaaaatctaGAAACTTGAGACAAAGACTAAATGATCAGTAA
- the WBP4 gene encoding WW domain-binding protein 4 isoform X2, with product MVFPSIEFHERGKNHKENVTKRISEIKKKSLEKAKEEENMSKEFAAMEEAAMKAYQEDLKRLGVKPDDVGPSSTQSKTQSNTVEIKGKKEKKEKKEKKEKKKKTPQETPQGTSRPPKLETKEWVQGFSPEGYTYYYNTTTGESQWEKPRGFQDSSQNSKTAADWVEGVTEDGHAYYYNTQTGVSTWEKPDGFISSSNESSQRDKHSGELTETDSKASETDSEKEESGSEEESPEINFKRKGDNNEETEEKKSPKAKKLSPYGEWREVKQEEADDKEEATSVSQETSKKTNPYGNWEAVKKEEEDSDEKVDLELPSTESDNMPPPVLEVPEDAKVIFKEKTVTSLGDLSEGVPTFKKRKFENGKSRNLRQRLNDQ from the exons ATGGTGTTTCCT agCATTGAATTTCATGAAAGAGGAAAGAATCATAAAGAAAATGTGACAAAAAGAATTAGTGAG attaaaaagaagagcttggaaaaagcaaaagaagaagaaaacatgtcAAAAGAATTTGCAGCAATGGAGGAAGCTGCAATGAAAGCATATCAAGAGGATTTGAAAAGGCTTGGAGTTAAGCCAG ATGATGTAGGTCCCAGTTCGACGCAGAGTAAAACACAGAGTAACACAGTggaaattaaaggaaagaaagaaaagaaggaaaagaaggaaaagaaggaaaaaaaaaaaaagacacctcaaGAGACACCTCAAGGTACCTCAAGGCCACCAAAACTTGAAACGAAGGAGTGGGTACAAGGATTTTCTCCTGAGGGCTACACATACTACTACAACACAACCACAGGAG aatcacaGTGGGAGAAACCTAGAGGATTCCAGGACAGCTCTCAAAACTCTAAGACG GCAGCAGATTGGGTAGAAGGTGTCACTGAAGATGGTCATGCCTACTACTATAACACGCAAACAGGAG TATCCACCTGGGAGAAACCTGATGGTTTTATTTCATCTTCAAATGAGAGCAGTCAGCGTGACAAGCATTCTGGGGAGCTTACAGAAACAGATTCCAAAGCATCTGAAACAGACTCTGAGAAGGAAGAGAGTGGAAGTGAAGAGGAAAGTCCAGAAATAAATTTCAAG aggAAAGGAGATAATAATgaggaaacagaggaaaagaaatctcccAAAGCTAAAAAGTTAAGCCCTTATGGTGAATGGCGAGAAGTTAAGCAGGAGGAAGCAGATGATAAAGAGGAGGCTACCTCAGTTTCCCAAGAAACCTCAAAGAAGACCAACCCTTATGGAAACTGGGAAGCAgttaaaaaagaggaagaagactcAGA TGAAAAAGTGGACCTGGAGCTTCCTAGTACAGAGAGTGACAATATGCCGCCTCCAGTGCTAGAAGTTCCAGAAGATGCGAAAGTGATATTTAAAGAGAAGACAGTCACCTCCCTTGGAGACCTGTCAGAAGGGGTCCcaacatttaaaaagagaaaatttgaaaatggaaaatctaGAAACTTGAGACAAAGACTAAATGATCAGTAA
- the WBP4 gene encoding WW domain-binding protein 4 isoform X3, whose protein sequence is MSKEFAAMEEAAMKAYQEDLKRLGVKPDDVGPSSTQSKTQSNTVEIKGKKEKKEKKEKKEKKKKTPQETPQGTSRPPKLETKEWVQGFSPEGYTYYYNTTTGESQWEKPRGFQDSSQNSKTAADWVEGVTEDGHAYYYNTQTGVSTWEKPDGFISSSNESSQRDKHSGELTETDSKASETDSEKEESGSEEESPEINFKRKGDNNEETEEKKSPKAKKLSPYGEWREVKQEEADDKEEATSVSQETSKKTNPYGNWEAVKKEEEDSDEKVDLELPSTESDNMPPPVLEVPEDAKVIFKEKTVTSLGDLSEGVPTFKKRKFENGKSRNLRQRLNDQ, encoded by the exons atgtcAAAAGAATTTGCAGCAATGGAGGAAGCTGCAATGAAAGCATATCAAGAGGATTTGAAAAGGCTTGGAGTTAAGCCAG ATGATGTAGGTCCCAGTTCGACGCAGAGTAAAACACAGAGTAACACAGTggaaattaaaggaaagaaagaaaagaaggaaaagaaggaaaagaaggaaaaaaaaaaaaagacacctcaaGAGACACCTCAAGGTACCTCAAGGCCACCAAAACTTGAAACGAAGGAGTGGGTACAAGGATTTTCTCCTGAGGGCTACACATACTACTACAACACAACCACAGGAG aatcacaGTGGGAGAAACCTAGAGGATTCCAGGACAGCTCTCAAAACTCTAAGACG GCAGCAGATTGGGTAGAAGGTGTCACTGAAGATGGTCATGCCTACTACTATAACACGCAAACAGGAG TATCCACCTGGGAGAAACCTGATGGTTTTATTTCATCTTCAAATGAGAGCAGTCAGCGTGACAAGCATTCTGGGGAGCTTACAGAAACAGATTCCAAAGCATCTGAAACAGACTCTGAGAAGGAAGAGAGTGGAAGTGAAGAGGAAAGTCCAGAAATAAATTTCAAG aggAAAGGAGATAATAATgaggaaacagaggaaaagaaatctcccAAAGCTAAAAAGTTAAGCCCTTATGGTGAATGGCGAGAAGTTAAGCAGGAGGAAGCAGATGATAAAGAGGAGGCTACCTCAGTTTCCCAAGAAACCTCAAAGAAGACCAACCCTTATGGAAACTGGGAAGCAgttaaaaaagaggaagaagactcAGA TGAAAAAGTGGACCTGGAGCTTCCTAGTACAGAGAGTGACAATATGCCGCCTCCAGTGCTAGAAGTTCCAGAAGATGCGAAAGTGATATTTAAAGAGAAGACAGTCACCTCCCTTGGAGACCTGTCAGAAGGGGTCCcaacatttaaaaagagaaaatttgaaaatggaaaatctaGAAACTTGAGACAAAGACTAAATGATCAGTAA